The window TCTTCCAGCGTAGTCATCACGGCCTTGATGAATGGACTTTGCGACACCACGGCTTTGATATCCGTGGGATGCAGCAGTTTGACATCGACATCCATGGATTTATCTTCCAGTTGATTCAGCTGACCGAAATAAACCTGACCCGGGTCCAGCGTAAGATTCGACGCCACCTCGCCCGTAAGCATCAGGGTGAGCGTGCTGTTATCCGGATCATTGCTCTGCACGCGAATGGTCTTTTGCTGTTTTCCTTTACGGCCCTTCAGGGAAAGTGCGGTTTCAATGGTCGCGCTTTGTCCGGGGGCGACGACACGGTCGGACAATTTGGCAACGGTGCAGCCGCAGGACGGGCGCACATTTTTGATTTCAAGACTAAGTGTCCCCTTGTTTTCAATAGAGAACACATGGGTAATGGTTTCCGTGCTGTCGGCCATGCCAAAGTCGTATGAGGGCTCCGCACAAAAGATCACGGGTTTATTTGTTGGATTTTGAGCTGGCGATACGCCGGCGGTGAGCAGCAGCAGTGCTCCGAGATACAATAGTTTATTCATGAGATTTTCTCCTTATTTCATGATTCCTTGCCATGCGAAAAAAAGACATACTACCTTATTTCATCAGCGACTGAACAGCTCTGAATTGCGGATGACGCGCATCTTTCAACCATTCGAAGATAACCATCTCGGTGGTGACCACTTCAATATCGTAATGAGCCAGCCGCTGCAGGGCGATCTGCTTGTCTGTTTCACGTCGCGATGAGATCGCGTCGGCCACCACATACGGGGTGAACCCGCGTTTCTGCAAATCAATGGCGGTCTGCAATACACAGACATGGGCTTCGATACCGATAATGACGACCTGTTTCTGATGCGTGATCCCGG of the Spartobacteria bacterium genome contains:
- a CDS encoding DUF1573 domain-containing protein, whose translation is MNKLLYLGALLLLTAGVSPAQNPTNKPVIFCAEPSYDFGMADSTETITHVFSIENKGTLSLEIKNVRPSCGCTVAKLSDRVVAPGQSATIETALSLKGRKGKQQKTIRVQSNDPDNSTLTLMLTGEVASNLTLDPGQVYFGQLNQLEDKSMDVDVKLLHPTDIKAVVSQSPFIKAVMTTLEDTSHYKVTVSTVPPLKQGAFATLVVLQAGKDKAYSIPVAGNVVGPLIVAPGEFLVRLENRAPVVRYAVIRPGQVGSFNILNVESPNPAMRTQLSKIGKDGYRLQVSNIVPSESLEGQELIIHTDAPGMESVRIPFRVVK
- a CDS encoding isochorismatase family protein, which translates into the protein MLLDADNTQLACIDIQGRLADAVTDTEIVLANAKRLIYAARYLEVPLVLMEQVPDKLGPTREELKEALEGVPAFAKTSFSACGSEEFNFATGITHQKQVVIIGIEAHVCVLQTAIDLQKRGFTPYVVADAISSRRETDKQIALQRLAHYDIEVVTTEMVIFEWLKDARHPQFRAVQSLMK